Proteins encoded together in one Salvelinus fontinalis isolate EN_2023a chromosome 6, ASM2944872v1, whole genome shotgun sequence window:
- the LOC129857777 gene encoding thyrotropin-releasing hormone receptor-like: MENVTSIPNNQTLGPWTDYSTEYKVVSIFFVILICGIGIVGNAMVILVVLTTKHMRTPTNCYLVSLAVADLMVLTAAGLPNITQSLYGGSWVYGYIGCLSITYFQYLGINASSCSITAFTIERYIAICHPIKAQFMCTLSRAKKIIVVVWAFTSLYCAMWFYLSDTNELIYDNITLVSCEYKVSRNLYLPFIYFTDFAMFYVVPLMLATVLYGFIARILFLNPLPADPKENTKWKKESCQGNRMMSTNNSSCSTTVRSRRQVTKMLAVVVVLFALLWMPYRTLVVVNSFLDKPYLDLWFLLFCRICIYLNSAVNPVIYNAMSQKFRTSFKKLCHCGPQRLEKPASYSLALTYSAIKDTTNGESPDHFTTEMDELATPTASDQFLPSTKRISFEDPCLSGRVALCTP; the protein is encoded by the exons ATGGAGAATGTTACTTCAATTCCAAATAACCAAACACTTGGTCCATGGACTGATTATAGCACGGAATACAAAGTGGTCAGCATATTTTTTGTGATTCTCATCTGTGGGATAGGAATAGTTGGAAACGCTATGGTGATACTAGTTGTTCTTACAACCAAACACATGCGGACACCGACTAACTGTTACCTGGTGAGTTTGGCGGTGGCCGACCTGATGGTTCTGACGGCGGCGGGACTGCCGAATATTACACAGAGTTTGTATGGAGGCAGCTGGGTGTACGGATACATCGGGTGCCTTAGCATAACTTATTTCCAGTACTTGGGCATCAATGCATCTTCATGCTCAATCACCGCTTTCACCATTGAGCGGTACATAGCCATCTGCCACCCCATAAAAGCGCAGTTTATGTGCACTCTGTCAAGAGCAAAGAAAATCATAGTGGTCGTTTGGGCTTTTACCTCGCTCTACTGCGCCATGTGGTTTTATCTGTCTGACACGAACGAGTTGATTTACGACAATATTACCTTGGTCTCATGCGAGTACAAAGTGTCAAGAAATCTTTACCTGCCATTTATCTACTTCACTGACTTTGCCATGTTCTACGTGGTGCCCCTCATGCTAGCCACTGTTCTGTATGGATTTATCGCTAGAATTCTTTTCCTCAACCCATTGCCGGCTGACCCCAAGGAAAATACAAAGTGGAAAAAAGAATCATGCCAAGGAAATAGGATGATGAGCACCAACAATTCATCCTGTAGCACAACCGTCCGCTCTCGCAGGCAG GTTACTAAGATGTTAGCTGTGGTGGTGGTGCTCTTTGCCCTCCTCTGGATGCCCTACCGGACGCTGGTGGTGGTAAACTCCTTCCTGGACAAGCCTTACCTGGACCTCTGGTTCCTACTCTTCTGCCGCATCTGCATCTACCTGAACAGCGCCGTCAACCCTGTCATCTACAACGCCATGTCTCAGAAGTTTCGCACCTCCTTCAAGAAGTTATGTCACTGCGGTCCACAGCGATTGGAGAAGCCGGCGTCTTACAGCTTGGCCCTGACCTACAGCGCCATCAAGGACACAACCAACGGAGAGAGCCCTGACCACTTCACTACCGAGATGGATGAGCTGGCCACACCCACAGCCAGTGACCAGTTCCTGCCCAGCACCAAGAGGATATCATTCGAGGACCCCTGTCTGTCAGGCAGGGTTGCCCTTTGCACTCCCTGA